Proteins from a genomic interval of Oncorhynchus mykiss isolate Arlee chromosome 21, USDA_OmykA_1.1, whole genome shotgun sequence:
- the LOC110500572 gene encoding diamine acetyltransferase 2 — protein MDFSIRASTLEDCKDIARMILELAEYEKVLDQVKVTQKDLEQDGFIKNPFFHGIVAEVPEQHRTKEGHAKVGYALYFYTYSSWKGRALYMEDLYVMPEFRGKGIGKALMSKVAQLGLAAGCTQLNFAVLDWNKPSLDFYLSQGCFDVTADMGYHCMRCEGAALEQLAQGDT, from the exons ATGGATTTCTCCATTCGTGCTTCTACACTAGAAGACTGCAAAGATATCGCGCGGATGATCTTG GAACTGGCTGAATACGAGAAGGTCTTGGACCAAGTGAAAGTTACACAGAAAG ATTTGGAGCAGGATGGGTTCATTAAAAACCCATTCTTTCATGGTATCGTCGCAGAAGTACCCGAACAACACAGGACcaaagagg gCCATGCCAAGGTGGGCTACGCACTTTACTTCTATACCTACAGCTCGTGGAAAGGACGGGCCCTCTACATGGAGGACCTGTATGTGATGCCTGAGTTCAGAG GTAAAGGTATCGGGAAGGCACTGATGAGCAAAGTAGCTCAG TTGGGCCTGGCCGCCGGCTGCACCCAGCTCAACTTCGCCGTGCTGGACTGGAACAAACCGTCTCTGGATTTCTACCTCAGCCAGGGATGTTTTGATGTGACGGCAGACATGGGGTACCACTGCATGCGCTGTGAGGGGGCAGCGCTGGAACAACTGGCCCAGGGGGACACTTAA